In Syngnathus scovelli strain Florida chromosome 11, RoL_Ssco_1.2, whole genome shotgun sequence, one DNA window encodes the following:
- the mkrn2os.1 gene encoding MKRN2 opposite strand, tandem duplicate 1: MELGDLLRFSHCGRTVFTDADAGVLLRCPECGRAPSLSLAEAPVRLRAPVVNGHRTGCCFLVTSRYGAVGLSEESDCELHVGISDSEGAVWSYSESGIRRQHHGWEQSIAVPLVAPGDCIPDWDMRLEHFATLDEWTPERFEEQREFGSCCYGFALGFINQLMTSQGRRPITKEHFTSDLVLPRVKAASGYLAVFRYVSRHGYWTA, translated from the exons ATGGAGctgggagacctgctgcggttcTCCCACTGCGGGCGGACGGTGTTCACGGATGCTGACGCGGGCGTGCTCCTGCGCTGCCCCGAGTGCGGCCGGGCGCCGAGCTTATCCCTGGCGGAGGCCCCGGTTCGCCTGCGCGCGCCCGTGGTGAACGGACACCGCACCGGCTGCTGCTTCCTGGTCACGTCACGGTACGGCGCGGTCGGCCTCAG tgaAGAAAGTGACTGTGAGCTTCATGTGGGCATCTCCGACTCTGAAG GTGCGGTGTGGAGTTATAGCGAGTCGGGCATTCGGCGCCAGCACCATGGCTGGGAGCAGAGCATCGCTGTCCCTCTGGTGGCCCCCGGCGATTGCATCCCCGACTGGGACATGCGGCTGGAGCACTTTGCCACTCTGGACGAGTGGACGCCAGAGAG GTTTGAGGAGCAGAGGGAGTTTGGCTCCTGTTGCTACGGTTTCGCCCTGGGGTTCATCAACCAGCTGATGACGTCGCAGGGCAGGCGACCGATCACGAAGGAGCATTTCACCTCCGATCTGGTGCTCCCCCGAGTGAAAGCAGCCTCCGGCTATCTGGCGGTGTTCCGTTACGTCTCTCGTCACGGGTATTGGACCGCCTGA
- the mkrn2os.2 gene encoding LOW QUALITY PROTEIN: MKRN2 opposite strand protein (The sequence of the model RefSeq protein was modified relative to this genomic sequence to represent the inferred CDS: substituted 2 bases at 2 genomic stop codons) codes for MEEPDVICVRHECLKDVCCFSVPPACPACGRPLAGRCLREAPLSIPDPLLDGHKMACCLLVASTDRHADXGFDGTSELHEGIANTSGVVYNYTGAGMRQDRSGWRACVSVPLVRPDAFRLLAQWDQHLERFSCALQLDPTRHRFSAKTHNCLTFCVEFVNSVLVAEGLTRGCVSRDAFTCTLIASAVSRLCEYAALRRRLXQQQFHVAQR; via the exons ATGGAGGAGCCCGACGTGATCTGCGTACGGCACGAGTGCCTCAAGGACGTCTGCTGCTTCTCTGTGCCTCCCGCTTGTCCGGCTTGCGGCCGGCCCCTGGCAGGAAGATGCCTGCGGGAGGCACCGCTCAGCATCCCGGACCCGCTACTTGACGGGCACAAGATGGCCTGCTGCCTCCTGGTTGCATCCACTGACCGCCACGCTGattg AGGCTTTGATGGCACATCGGAACTTCACGAAGGAATCGCTAACACTTCAG GCGTGGTGTACAACTACACGGGGGCAGGCATGCGCCAAGACCGCAGCGGCTGGCGCGCTTGCGTGAGCGTCCCACTTGTCAGACCCGACGCCTTCCGCCTCCTGGCCCAGTGGGACCAGCATCTGGAGCGGTTCTCATGCGCACTCCAATTGGACCCCACCAGGCACAGGT TTTCTGCAAAGACACACAACTGCCTGACATTCTGCGTGGAGTTTGTGAACAGCGTGTTGGTGGCGGAGGGCCTCACCAGAGGTTGCGTGAGCAGAGACGCCTTCACGTGCACCCTGATCGCATCCGCCGTCAGCCGATTGTGTGAgtacgcggcgctgcgccgacgCCTTTGACAGCAACAATTTCACGTGGCCCAGAGATGA